One window of Streptomyces sp. FIT100 genomic DNA carries:
- a CDS encoding TetR/AcrR family transcriptional regulator produces the protein MARPPDPAKRRALLNDVREYVIHHGLADLSLRPMARALGTSDRMLLYYFGTKERLVAEALAVDERRPLLRFRHALDGFGPVDDPEALRRFLEEMWRRVSAPDRRPVLPLYFELMAASLMNPAPYGPVAHDAVREWAALLAPLFLGLGLPEDRARNEATLLVGTALGLLVTPLADGDWDRADAAFRTLLDSLAPGWHLAR, from the coding sequence ATGGCGCGGCCACCCGACCCCGCCAAACGGCGCGCTCTGCTCAACGACGTCCGCGAGTACGTGATCCACCACGGGCTTGCCGACCTGTCCCTGCGCCCCATGGCCCGGGCGCTGGGCACCAGCGACCGCATGCTCCTCTACTACTTCGGCACCAAGGAGCGCCTGGTGGCGGAAGCCCTCGCCGTCGATGAGCGGCGCCCGCTCCTGCGGTTCCGTCACGCGCTCGACGGCTTCGGTCCCGTCGACGACCCGGAGGCCCTGCGGCGGTTCCTCGAAGAGATGTGGCGACGGGTCTCCGCGCCGGACCGCCGCCCCGTACTGCCCCTCTACTTCGAACTGATGGCTGCCAGCCTGATGAACCCCGCGCCGTACGGGCCGGTCGCGCACGACGCCGTGAGGGAGTGGGCCGCCCTGCTGGCCCCCCTCTTCCTCGGACTGGGCCTGCCCGAGGATCGTGCCAGGAACGAGGCGACCCTCCTGGTCGGCACGGCCCTCGGACTGCTCGTCACTCCGCTGGCCGACGGCGACTGGGACCGGGCGGACGCGGCCTTCCGCACACTCCTCGACAGCCTCGCTCCCGGCTGGCACCTCGCCCGGTGA
- a CDS encoding ATP-binding protein, whose translation MVAHADSGRRPGRWVPTGGDRPDTARAQHGCRRTWLGRCMTLWARNVEPLRPLDAPAARASIWDASWPMPDEPASVGHARRLVAAQLNAWGVADLADLGDTTVLLTSELVTNALRHAPGPMRLNLRMSGSRLRCEVEDTNDARPFPRVAHADAEGGRGLEILDLLTDAWGSLTTATGKTTWFELMVPVACPRQPDGSSAPAPRVGGLAPVRG comes from the coding sequence ATGGTCGCCCACGCCGATTCAGGGCGCCGTCCCGGCAGGTGGGTTCCCACTGGCGGAGACCGGCCCGACACCGCCCGTGCGCAGCACGGCTGCCGGAGGACGTGGCTCGGACGTTGCATGACCCTGTGGGCGCGCAACGTGGAGCCGCTGCGCCCGCTCGACGCGCCGGCCGCCCGTGCCAGCATCTGGGACGCCTCCTGGCCGATGCCGGACGAGCCGGCCTCGGTCGGCCACGCTCGGCGGCTGGTCGCCGCGCAGCTGAACGCCTGGGGCGTGGCCGATCTCGCCGACCTGGGTGACACCACGGTGCTGCTGACCAGTGAGCTGGTCACCAACGCGCTGCGTCACGCGCCGGGTCCCATGCGGCTCAACCTCCGGATGTCCGGGTCGCGCCTGCGGTGCGAGGTCGAGGACACCAACGACGCCCGCCCCTTCCCTCGTGTCGCCCACGCCGACGCGGAGGGTGGACGCGGCCTGGAGATCCTCGACCTGCTCACCGACGCGTGGGGCAGCCTCACCACGGCGACCGGCAAGACCACGTGGTTCGAACTGATGGTTCCCGTCGCCTGCCCGCGGCAGCCGGACGGCTCCTCCGCTCCGGCGCCCCGGGTCGGGGGCCTCGCCCCGGTCCGTGGGTGA
- a CDS encoding epimerase: MGQPFMKGVLRECLRDEAVSEVVVVGRSKTGVGHPKLREIVHADLAELMARPGMQEELSGYDACFFCLGVSSAGMTEEAYHRVTYELTLTVARALSAWNPDLTFAYVSGQGTDSSERGRSMWARVKGKTENHLLRLPVDAYMFRPGYIQPMHGITSKTPLYRAVYAVAAPLYPLLRRLVPNQVTSTERLGRAMIAVAAAGAPHRLLGTREINNAAVLHTAVLP; encoded by the coding sequence ATGGGCCAGCCATTCATGAAGGGTGTTCTGCGCGAGTGCCTGCGCGACGAGGCGGTGAGCGAGGTCGTGGTGGTCGGGCGCTCGAAGACCGGCGTCGGGCATCCGAAGCTGCGTGAGATCGTCCACGCCGATCTGGCGGAGCTGATGGCGCGGCCGGGCATGCAGGAGGAGCTGTCGGGGTACGACGCGTGCTTCTTCTGTCTCGGGGTCTCCTCGGCGGGCATGACGGAGGAGGCATACCACCGTGTCACCTACGAGTTGACACTGACGGTGGCTCGCGCCCTCTCCGCCTGGAACCCGGACCTCACGTTCGCGTATGTGTCGGGACAGGGGACGGACAGCTCCGAGCGGGGACGGAGTATGTGGGCCCGGGTCAAGGGGAAGACCGAGAACCACTTGCTCCGGCTGCCTGTCGACGCGTACATGTTCCGGCCGGGGTACATCCAGCCGATGCACGGCATCACCTCGAAGACCCCCCTGTACCGGGCCGTTTACGCGGTCGCCGCGCCCCTCTACCCCCTCCTGCGGAGACTTGTGCCGAACCAGGTCACGTCCACCGAGCGGTTGGGACGCGCGATGATCGCCGTCGCGGCGGCCGGAGCACCGCACCGTCTCCTCGGCACGCGGGAGATCAACAACGCCGCGGTCCTGCACACCGCGGTCCTGCCGTGA
- a CDS encoding Pls/PosA family non-ribosomal peptide synthetase has product MTHSATAGTETLLAEVLAGVLRVDVDRVPVDGHFFADLGADSLVMAQFCARVRKRDDLPAVSMKDVYRHSTIESLAAAFTDTAPTAGPAARPTATAHPAATATAGGMVAEPPSGPPPGSRPWHYALCGTAQLLTFLGFSCLGALVAFRGYTWIAAGSGTADVYLRAVAFGAVVLVGLCALPLAAKWILIGRFTPRRIPVWSFAYLRFWWVRTLIRTSPARLFAGSPLYVLYLRALGAHIGKGVSIFTRFVPACTDLISMGERTVVRKDVLLSGYRAQDGWIEMGPVTLGADVTLGEQAVLDIGTSMGDGSQLAHASSLHPGQTVPPGEAWHGTPARPASTDYRAVEPVECGTLRRALYSLWRLMAIVLVYLPLTVAGVTLVLTAAPQLDAVVSAGPPVFTSLAFFLEALVASLVVFVGGLLVGLLTMSTVPRLLSLLIERGRIYPLYGFHYSIQRAVTRMTNFRFFTTLFGDSSAIVHYLRTLGYDLCRYRQTGSNFGLLVKYDTPYLSQVGTGTMIADGLSVINADFSSTSFRASRAVIGAKSFLGNNIVYPPRARTGDNCLLATKVMVPIEGPVREGVGLLGSPSFEIPRTVLRDSRLDHLARGDELRRRLAAKNKHNASTAGLFLLTRWFHFFVLALIAMAAFDLYHALGPLVFAVSGLLTLAFTVGYFALVERAAMGFRPLRPLYCSIYEPAFWAHERFWKLGAIHHYMQVFNGTPFKSLVWRLLGVRIGRRVFDDGCAMAERTLVSIGDDCTLNAGTVIQCHSQEDGAFKSDHISIGANVTLGVGAFVHYGTKVGDGAQLAADSFLMKGEEVPSGSRWSGNPASEAEAETVDDPEHAAPPPGPAAGRSPLP; this is encoded by the coding sequence GTGACGCATTCGGCAACGGCCGGCACCGAGACGCTGCTGGCCGAGGTGCTGGCGGGCGTCCTGCGTGTCGATGTCGACCGGGTTCCGGTGGATGGGCATTTCTTTGCCGATCTGGGCGCGGATTCCCTGGTGATGGCGCAGTTCTGTGCGCGGGTGCGGAAGCGGGATGATCTGCCGGCGGTGTCGATGAAGGATGTCTATCGCCACTCCACGATCGAGAGCCTGGCCGCCGCGTTCACGGACACGGCCCCCACCGCCGGACCCGCCGCCCGCCCGACGGCCACCGCCCACCCCGCCGCCACAGCCACAGCCGGTGGCATGGTGGCCGAGCCGCCGAGCGGGCCGCCGCCCGGGTCCCGTCCGTGGCATTACGCACTGTGCGGAACGGCCCAGTTGCTGACGTTCCTCGGCTTCTCCTGCCTCGGCGCCCTCGTCGCCTTCCGCGGCTACACATGGATCGCGGCGGGCTCCGGGACTGCCGACGTCTATCTCCGGGCGGTCGCGTTCGGCGCGGTGGTCCTCGTCGGGCTGTGCGCCCTTCCTCTCGCGGCCAAGTGGATACTCATCGGCCGCTTCACCCCCCGCAGGATCCCCGTGTGGAGCTTCGCCTATCTGCGCTTCTGGTGGGTCAGGACGCTCATCCGAACCAGCCCCGCGCGCCTGTTCGCCGGGTCGCCGCTGTACGTGCTGTACCTGAGAGCCCTCGGTGCGCACATCGGAAAGGGCGTCAGCATCTTCACGCGCTTCGTCCCGGCCTGCACCGACCTGATCTCCATGGGCGAGCGCACAGTCGTCCGCAAGGACGTGCTCCTGTCCGGCTACCGGGCGCAGGACGGCTGGATCGAGATGGGCCCGGTCACCCTCGGCGCGGACGTGACCCTCGGTGAGCAGGCGGTGCTCGACATCGGCACGTCGATGGGCGACGGATCCCAGCTGGCCCACGCCTCCTCCCTTCATCCGGGGCAGACCGTGCCGCCCGGTGAGGCATGGCACGGCACACCGGCGCGGCCGGCGAGCACCGACTACCGGGCCGTCGAGCCCGTGGAATGCGGCACTCTGCGCAGGGCCCTCTACAGCCTGTGGCGGCTGATGGCCATCGTGCTGGTGTACCTGCCGCTGACGGTGGCCGGTGTGACGCTGGTCCTCACCGCCGCGCCGCAGCTGGATGCGGTGGTGTCCGCCGGGCCGCCGGTCTTCACGAGCCTCGCGTTCTTCCTGGAGGCGCTCGTCGCCTCCCTGGTCGTCTTCGTCGGCGGCCTGCTCGTGGGACTGCTGACGATGAGCACGGTGCCGCGGCTGCTCAGCCTGCTGATCGAGCGGGGCAGGATCTACCCGCTGTACGGCTTCCACTACAGCATCCAGCGGGCGGTCACCCGGATGACCAACTTCAGGTTCTTCACCACGCTGTTCGGGGACAGCTCCGCGATCGTGCACTACCTGCGCACTCTCGGCTACGACCTGTGCCGTTACCGGCAGACCGGGTCGAACTTCGGCCTGCTGGTCAAGTACGACACCCCCTACCTGAGCCAGGTCGGCACGGGAACGATGATCGCCGACGGACTGTCGGTCATCAACGCCGACTTCTCCAGCACGTCGTTCCGCGCCTCCCGGGCCGTGATCGGGGCGAAGAGCTTCCTCGGCAACAACATCGTCTACCCCCCGCGGGCCCGGACCGGCGACAACTGCCTGCTCGCGACGAAGGTCATGGTCCCCATCGAGGGGCCGGTGCGGGAGGGCGTCGGTCTGCTGGGCTCACCCAGCTTCGAGATACCGCGCACCGTTCTCCGCGACAGCAGGCTCGACCATCTGGCCCGCGGCGACGAACTGCGCCGCCGGCTCGCCGCCAAGAACAAGCACAACGCGTCCACCGCCGGCCTGTTCCTGCTGACGCGATGGTTCCACTTCTTTGTGCTCGCCCTCATCGCCATGGCCGCCTTCGATCTCTACCACGCCCTCGGGCCGCTGGTGTTCGCCGTGTCCGGACTGCTCACACTGGCGTTCACCGTCGGCTACTTCGCGCTGGTCGAGCGGGCAGCCATGGGATTCCGCCCGCTCAGGCCGCTGTACTGCTCGATCTACGAACCGGCCTTCTGGGCACACGAACGCTTCTGGAAGCTGGGCGCGATACACCACTACATGCAGGTCTTCAACGGCACCCCGTTCAAGTCCCTGGTCTGGCGGCTGCTGGGCGTCAGGATCGGCCGCCGGGTCTTCGACGACGGTTGCGCGATGGCCGAGCGCACCCTCGTCAGCATCGGGGACGACTGCACCCTCAACGCCGGGACCGTCATCCAGTGCCACTCACAGGAGGACGGCGCCTTCAAGTCCGACCACATCAGCATCGGCGCGAACGTGACCCTCGGCGTCGGCGCGTTCGTGCACTACGGCACCAAGGTCGGCGACGGCGCCCAACTCGCCGCAGACTCCTTCCTGATGAAGGGCGAGGAAGTCCCCTCCGGGTCGCGGTGGAGCGGAAACCCGGCCTCGGAGGCCGAGGCCGAGACCGTGGACGATCCCGAGCACGCCGCGCCACCGCCCGGCCCCGCAGCCGGTCGGTCTCCTCTCCCTTGA
- a CDS encoding DUF1905 domain-containing protein, giving the protein MQLVFAGRVIEWRGPSPYYFIPVPHEQSTDIREVAAAATYGWGVIPVEARIGEVAFATSLFPKDGGYLLPLKNAVRKPQGLSVGDDVTVEMTVRL; this is encoded by the coding sequence ATGCAGCTCGTCTTCGCGGGCCGGGTGATCGAATGGCGCGGGCCGTCGCCTTACTACTTCATCCCCGTGCCGCACGAACAGTCCACCGACATCCGCGAGGTGGCCGCGGCGGCCACGTACGGCTGGGGCGTCATCCCGGTCGAGGCACGGATCGGTGAGGTCGCCTTCGCCACGTCGCTCTTCCCCAAGGACGGCGGCTACCTCCTGCCGCTCAAGAACGCCGTGCGCAAGCCGCAGGGCCTCTCGGTGGGTGACGACGTGACGGTGGAGATGACCGTCCGCCTCTGA
- a CDS encoding DUF1062 domain-containing protein, whose protein sequence is MCANPLVLRRCHACVSVRFRASGKFRVNAHHKLIDAWLLALCTACGETAKLTALERTNVRSVRPELLDRLHDNDPGLTAELLQHPVVQRRNRIALDWDDAWRLDTGGTDHLDREVIDVSVRFAARIPVRPVRLIAEGCGLPRAEVERLITEGKLVSAARLSGKLSGDFTFTLKR, encoded by the coding sequence GTGTGCGCCAATCCGCTCGTTCTCCGCCGTTGCCACGCCTGCGTGTCCGTGCGCTTCCGGGCGAGCGGCAAATTTCGCGTCAACGCGCACCACAAGCTCATCGACGCCTGGCTCCTCGCGCTCTGTACCGCTTGCGGGGAAACGGCAAAGCTCACGGCCCTGGAGCGGACGAATGTGCGCTCCGTACGACCTGAACTGCTCGACCGGCTGCATGACAACGACCCCGGCCTGACAGCCGAACTGCTCCAGCATCCGGTCGTGCAGCGCCGCAATCGCATCGCCCTCGACTGGGACGACGCCTGGCGCCTCGACACCGGCGGAACGGATCACCTGGACCGCGAGGTGATCGACGTCTCGGTCCGGTTTGCGGCACGGATCCCTGTCCGGCCGGTGCGCCTGATCGCTGAAGGGTGCGGTCTTCCGCGGGCCGAGGTCGAGAGGCTGATCACGGAGGGGAAACTCGTTTCGGCGGCTCGGCTGAGCGGCAAGCTCTCCGGCGACTTCACCTTCACGCTCAAGCGCTGA